TACTTGTATGATGCTATTGTAAAAGACTACATATATagtatgtatataaataataactgtaaaGGATGACGTTATAACAATCACTTAATAGTAAGTCTAATTCCTAAAAAGTAGCAGAAAAAACAATATGAAAAACTAGGGAACATAAGAAAGAAACTAGCCTACTCCAGAAAGCACATATACCTGAGTGGACAAACAAGTCAGATGAAAAGTAGACGGACAGTTATCACAACAAATCAGCTCACCCCCCTCCCCACATAGGCCGCATGAGTCATCATTTCTATCATCATTATCAACTTTCACAGCTTGATTCTGACTTTTCCTGGCTTTGTACTCAGAAGACCAAGCTTGAAGGAGGCACAGTGTAAACGGCTCACCAGACTCCATGAAAAGATTCAAGCAGGGACGATTCAGTGCAAAACCAGCATGAAATTTGAACTCTGATAATGTAAACACATCAGAACAACACTTGCACACAACACCATCCTTGGTAATCCTACCATCCTTAATGACAGCATCATCTTTAAGGCTACGGTATTGAATCACATCATTTATAGATATCACACCATTCTCAATCAACCAGGACACGACTGTCCTTGACCCCAAATAATACCTCTTGCCATCCTTATTGTGATTCCCTGCATTGCAAAGATTCCTTGGTAGCAACCGACATCTGCCCTTTTGGCTTTTAAGATTTCTCCGGCCTCTCAATTTGCCAGATTTTGCTTTAGAATTACCACGAATCATATTTTGGCCAGAATCCTTGTTCTTGAATATTGCTGAGACCAACAGATCATCATCTTTAATCCGGCATCTACTGGACTTATTCATTCCATTTATGGAGTAGTTTGGTTTCCTAATATGCTGGGATGCACCGACAGATGATAACTTCCTGCAGCTTCTTTTTGTTCCTGAATCGTCTGCTAGATTATCGTGAGCCTCTTCCAACCCAAACTGAGTTCCACTTGGACCACCATTCAGTGATTGCATCTGCTCAGTAACAGTTGAGCCCACCATGTCACTACGGTATAACATACTCAGTTTGATCTGAGATACCCTTTTGCACCTCCTCCTCATTTTCTTCTTAAGAATAACACTGGTGGCAGAGCATGTCTTATCTGTCTCAGATACAGAAGCTGTTGAGATTTTTCTGCCCTCTCCATCACTATAATTAGACTGTTGAATAGCCTCAGAGTCATGAAAATGAACAAGGGCATGGCTTAATTCAGATGCATTCTTTTCCTGTGACATTTCCAATAGTACATCTCCCTCAATCCCATTATCTTCATCAACCCTTTGAGAATTTCCAACGTTAGCCTGGGGAACATCATTTACCTTAGACCCTTCAAGCATTTGTATTGAATTTCCCGAACTTGTAAGAATATCAAAAGAGCAAGCACTTTGCTGAGTGCCACTGCTATCTAATCCATAACCAGGTGAGAAAACTAGATCCATACTGCTTTTGTTTACAGAGATTTTTCTACAATGGTTTTCTATGCTGCTGGGATTCGCTACAACATATATATCTTCATCTGATTTCCGTTTACAAGCACTGTTACCCGAAACTAAAGTTCGAGTTGATTTGATTACTTCTCCCTTTTTCAGCGCACCAatctttctattaaaaaaaattactactACAAAAGGATCCAGAAGCCACCATTGATAAGCCAACATAGAAGCAGTCTCTAACTGGTTCATTCCTTTTTCAACATTTATCAGTGCAATGGACAAATCAGACCAAAATTGACTAATATCACTCCATTCCTTACATTCTTCATATGCTAAATTACATTTTTCAACAGACAGAAGCTGACCGCATAATCTCCAAGCCTTTGTAAATTCCCGGACAGTTTTTCCTTTTGGAGTCCTATAAACGGACTCAATGTATCGCCTACTAGGGCGTTTACGCTTCTCAACTGACCATCCTGCCGCTGTAAGCAACCGCAAAATATGAAACTGCAGCAAAGTACGAGGATCCTTTTTGTCCAGCTTTGATAATGAATCTGAAATATCCATGTCAGAAGATATGAAGTCTTTTGACATTTCTTCAGCATGTAAAGGATTCACAGCACTGATTGATGATGTCGTAACCACAAGCCTGTTTGCAAAGCTCTCCTGGGAAGCAGGAGAAGCAATTGCCTTACCTACAATCACCTCTTTTGCAACATTACTGTCTGCAGTTGCTGATTTACATTTTGTAGCATCTACATCACCCTTAGCCACTGGTTTGCTCTGTAACACATTATGCTTCAACAGATAGCTACTAGATATCACACCACACTTGGATGATTCAACTAAATGAAAAGCAATGGGTTCACTATCACAGTCAGCATGAGATAAATTAGAAACTGTATCTTTTGAAAGTTCTGATGGATTCAAAACATTTTCTGAATCAGATCTACCACTAGGAGTTTCATGTAAAGAAAACTTCATTCGCTTGACATTCATTTCCTCGTCATTTTGATCATCTTCACATGTGAAAATCTTTGGCACACACCCCAAAGCAGTCTCTTTGGAATCTTGAATGGCATTAAGGTCCTCCTCGGGATGTTTAAATCTTGAAGATGAGGAGCGCAGTACAGCTGAAACTTCATTACTAGAGCAGAATGATTTGAAAGTGTTTTTTGCAGATTCACATTCAAAGTTGATAACTCCAGAAACAAGACACCTCTGACTAGACTGAAAAATGCCATTACTGGAAAAGACCTCAGTAAAAATCTGTCTTTCTTCATTAGATCCCTCCTCGCATAAGCCTTCCATTTGTTTGCTGATTGATATCTGTGCTGATTAATGCAGTATCACTTTATTTGCAACTGCTCTTGGTAATCTACATGTTGCTACATTAAGAAGCTACCTCTGGCTTTTTGTAAACAACCTAAGGAAGTAGTTGGCCATTTTTTCAGCTATAAACTAGTATTTTACAAACTCCGTCATTTCAAACCTTGGTTGACAAATAAAAAGACAAAGGCCTGATAATCTGCATAAGAAAGTGAAGTAAGTTATTACACTAACAAGATGCAGTTATTAattaaacaaacaaataaataaatttaaaaagaaaaggaaatcaAAACTAAAACATCCAAGACTGTTTAGCTTCTATATTGAAGTCATCCATATGTCATCCGAAGATAGAAATTCGTTAAATAGAAATTGTAATGTAAtgagaataaataaataaatcatcaAGTAGGTATGTTTATTCCGTCGTACATCTTTTCCTTTCCTCCCAAGTGAACTAAGCAGAAAGTTGGAGTATAAGTG
The Arachis stenosperma cultivar V10309 chromosome 7, arast.V10309.gnm1.PFL2, whole genome shotgun sequence genome window above contains:
- the LOC130940991 gene encoding increased DNA methylation 1 isoform X2 — translated: MEGLCEEGSNEERQIFTEVFSSNGIFQSSQRCLVSGVINFECESAKNTFKSFCSSNEVSAVLRSSSSRFKHPEEDLNAIQDSKETALGCVPKIFTCEDDQNDEEMNVKRMKFSLHETPSGRSDSENVLNPSELSKDTVSNLSHADCDSEPIAFHLVESSKCGVISSSYLLKHNVLQSKPVAKGDVDATKCKSATADSNVAKEVIVGKAIASPASQESFANRLVVTTSSISAVNPLHAEEMSKDFISSDMDISDSLSKLDKKDPRTLLQFHILRLLTAAGWSVEKRKRPSRRYIESVYRTPKGKTVREFTKAWRLCGQLLSVEKCNLAYEECKEWSDISQFWSDLSIALINVEKGMNQLETASMLAYQWWLLDPFVVVIFFNRKIGALKKGEVIKSTRTLVSGNSACKRKSDEDIYVVANPSSIENHCRKISVNKSSMDLVFSPGYGLDSSGTQQSACSFDILTSSGNSIQMLEGSKVNDVPQANVGNSQRVDEDNGIEGDVLLEMSQEKNASELSHALVHFHDSEAIQQSNYSDGEGRKISTASVSETDKTCSATSVILKKKMRRRCKRVSQIKLSMLYRSDMVGSTVTEQMQSLNGGPSGTQFGLEEAHDNLADDSGTKRSCRKLSSVGASQHIRKPNYSINGMNKSSRCRIKDDDLLVSAIFKNKDSGQNMIRGNSKAKSGKLRGRRNLKSQKGRCRLLPRNLCNAGNHNKDGKRYYLGSRTVVSWLIENGVISINDVIQYRSLKDDAVIKDGRITKDGVVCKCCSDVFTLSEFKFHAGFALNRPCLNLFMESGEPFTLCLLQAWSSEYKARKSQNQAVKVDNDDRNDDSCGLCGEGGELICCDNCPSTFHLTCLSTQEIPDGNWYCTNCTCRICGNLVMDKEASDGYDSLQCSQCEHKYHDKCLKERDKQEGFLPDTWFCGQSCQEVYAGLQSQVGLVNHVSNGFSWMLLRCIHDDQKVHSTQWLALKAVCNTKLAVALTIMEECFLSMLDPRTGIHMIPQLLYNWGSDFARLNFQGFYTVVLEKQDVLTSVACIRVHGTTVAEMPLIATCSRFRRQGMCRLLVSSIEEMLTSVKVEKLVVAAIPDLVETWTKGFGFTPVDAAEKQKFNKINFMVFPGTVLLEKPLYKKERPEANEPTKVGISSEEMALDKSALEDVGDIATDDVGADKSGKPAELEGKNHRDTIADRETSRDDNTQAINNDDTGLDATKSTEISSCFGAEIIPVMVSDKSDKLCGGDSMLELRTSSEIQTACKLGQQSSEDCNVKKDGAESGVLVIEEKDVKVGEVQENANVQGNFSNLSCKTFVGSNFEIDSSIERSGETALFGTFAKSAS
- the LOC130940991 gene encoding increased DNA methylation 1 isoform X1, whose translation is MEGLCEEGSNEERQIFTEVFSSNGIFQSSQRCLVSGVINFECESAKNTFKSFCSSNEVSAVLRSSSSRFKHPEEDLNAIQDSKETALGCVPKIFTCEDDQNDEEMNVKRMKFSLHETPSGRSDSENVLNPSELSKDTVSNLSHADCDSEPIAFHLVESSKCGVISSSYLLKHNVLQSKPVAKGDVDATKCKSATADSNVAKEVIVGKAIASPASQESFANRLVVTTSSISAVNPLHAEEMSKDFISSDMDISDSLSKLDKKDPRTLLQFHILRLLTAAGWSVEKRKRPSRRYIESVYRTPKGKTVREFTKAWRLCGQLLSVEKCNLAYEECKEWSDISQFWSDLSIALINVEKGMNQLETASMLAYQWWLLDPFVVVIFFNRKIGALKKGEVIKSTRTLVSGNSACKRKSDEDIYVVANPSSIENHCRKISVNKSSMDLVFSPGYGLDSSGTQQSACSFDILTSSGNSIQMLEGSKVNDVPQANVGNSQRVDEDNGIEGDVLLEMSQEKNASELSHALVHFHDSEAIQQSNYSDGEGRKISTASVSETDKTCSATSVILKKKMRRRCKRVSQIKLSMLYRSDMVGSTVTEQMQSLNGGPSGTQFGLEEAHDNLADDSGTKRSCRKLSSVGASQHIRKPNYSINGMNKSSRCRIKDDDLLVSAIFKNKDSGQNMIRGNSKAKSGKLRGRRNLKSQKGRCRLLPRNLCNAGNHNKDGKRYYLGSRTVVSWLIENGVISINDVIQYRSLKDDAVIKDGRITKDGVVCKCCSDVFTLSEFKFHAGFALNRPCLNLFMESGEPFTLCLLQAWSSEYKARKSQNQAVKVDNDDRNDDSCGLCGEGGELICCDNCPSTFHLTCLSTQEIPDGNWYCTNCTCRICGNLVMDKEASDGYDSLQCSQCEHKYHDKCLKERDKQEGFLPDTWFCGQSCQEVYAGLQSQVGLVNHVSNGFSWMLLRCIHDDQKVHSTQWLALKAVCNTKLAVALTIMEECFLSMLDPRTGIHMIPQLLYNWGSDFARLNFQGFYTVVLEKQDVLTSVACIRVHGTTVAEMPLIATCSRFRRQGMCRLLVSSIEEMLTSVKVEKLVVAAIPDLVETWTKGFGFTPVDAAEKQKFNKINFMVFPGTVLLEKPLYKKERPEGICYASMMAANEPTKVGISSEEMALDKSALEDVGDIATDDVGADKSGKPAELEGKNHRDTIADRETSRDDNTQAINNDDTGLDATKSTEISSCFGAEIIPVMVSDKSDKLCGGDSMLELRTSSEIQTACKLGQQSSEDCNVKKDGAESGVLVIEEKDVKVGEVQENANVQGNFSNLSCKTFVGSNFEIDSSIERSGETALFGTFAKSAS